The genomic interval TGGGCGGGCGCCTGATCGGCTCCGTGGCGGTTGACAGTACCTACTTGCCGGTAACAGACTGTGGTTACCGCAAGTAACGCATGGTTTTCGCCGCAGTGCCTGGAGGGGAACATGGCCGAGTTCACGCTCGATCTCAACGACGACCAGAAGCAGGTCAAGGAGTGGCTCCACGGCTTCGCGGCGGATGTCATCCGCCCCGCCGCCTCGGAGTGGGACGAGCGTGAGGAAACGCCCTGGCCCGTCATCCAGGAAGCGGCCAAGGTCGGCATCTACTCCCTGGACTTCTACGCCCAGCAGTTCTTCGACCCTACGGGTCTCGGCATCCCCATGGCCATGGAAGAGCTCTTCTGGGGCGACGCGGGCATCGGCCTGTCGATCGTCGGTACGGGCCTGGCGGCCGTCGGCGTCCTCGCCAACGGCACCGAGGAGCAGATCGGCACCTGGATCCCGCAGATGTACGGCGACGCCGACGACGTGAAGGTCGCCGCCTTCTGCTCGTCCGAGCCGGACGCCGGATCGGACGTCGCCTCGATGCGCACCCGGGCCGTATACGACGAGGCCAAGGACGAATGGGTCCTCAACGGCACCAAGACCTGGGCGACCAACGGCGGCATAGCCAATGTCCACGTCGTCGTCGCCGTCGTCGACCCCGACATCGGCTCCAAGGGCCATGCCTCCTTCATCGTGCCGCCCAACACCCCCGGCCTCTCCCAGGGCCAGAAGTTCAAGAAGCACGGCATCCGCGCCTCGCACACCGCCGAGGTGGTCCTGGAGGACGTCCGCGTCCCCGGACACTGCCTGCTCGGCGGCAAGGAGAAGCTCGACGAGCGCCTCGCCCGCGCCCGGGAACGCGCCAAGTCCGGCGGCGAGCGCGTCAAGAACGCGGCGATGGCCACCTTCGAGGCGTCCCGCCCGGCCGTCGGCGCGATGGCCGTCGGCACCGCCCGCGCCGCCTACGAGGTCGCCCTCGACTACGCGAAGACCCGCAGCCAGTTCGGCCGCCCGATCATCGACAACCAGGGCATCGCCTTCCAGCTCGCCGACATGCGCACCCGGATCGACGCCGCCCGGCTGCTGGTCTGGCGCGCCTCCTGGATGGCCACTACCGGAAAGCCGTTCACCTCGGCCGAGGGCTCCATGTCCAAGCTGTACGCGAGCGAGACCGCCCGGGACGTCACCGCCCAGGCGATCCAGATCCTCGGCGGCAACGGCTTCACCCGTGAGTACCCGGTCGAGCGCATGCACCGCGACGCGGCCATCTACACCATCTTCGAGGGCACCAGCGAGATCCAGCGCCTGGTGATCGCCCGCACGCTGTCGGGCATGCCGATCCGGTAGCCGCCGCGGGCGACGGAAAGGGGCGGTCCGGAACACGCGTACCGGACCGCCCCCTCCCGGTGTACTCAGCCGGGCAACTGCGCCTCGATCGCCGCCACGACCTCCGTGGCCTCGGGCTCGGCGCGCGGCCGGAGCCGGGCGACGGGCTCACCGGCCGGCGAGATGAGGAACTTCTCGAAGTTCCACTGGACGTCCCCGGCCTCCCCGTCCGCGTCCGCCAGCTTCGTCAGCTCCACGTACAGCGGGTGCCGGTCCGCGCCGTTGACGTCGATCTTCTCCAGCAGCGGGAAGGTGACCCCGTACGTCGTCGAGCAGAAGCTCTGGATCTCCTCCGCGCTCCCCGGCTCCTGCCCGGCGAACTGGTTGCACGGGACGCCGAGCACGGTCAGCCCCCGGTCCCCGTAGTTCTGCTGCAGCCGCTCCAGACCCTCGTACTGCGGGGTGAGCCCGCACTTGGAGGCGACGTTCACCAAGAGGACGGCCCGGCCGCTGTACGCGCCCAGCGTGGTCGGCTCGCCCGCGAGGGTGCGCAGCGGAATGTCGTGCAGCGTCATGAAAGTCTCCCTGATCAGTGCGTGGTGGTGCCCGTGGTGCCGCCCACCGCTCACGGAGCGGCGAGCTCCTTGTAGTAGAAAGTGGTCGGCTTGAGGATGCCCGCCGGATCCGCCGCGTATCCCGGTACGCTCCCGACCTTCGTCCAGCCCGCCTTGCAGTACACCTGCTCGGCCAGGCTGCCGCTCTCGGTGTCCAGGATCAGCAGCGTGATGCCCTCGGTCGCCGCGTACGCCTCGACCGCGGACAGCAGCGCCCCGCCGAGCCCCTGGCCGCGCGCCGAGGGCCGGACCATCAGTTTGGCGACCTCCGCGCGGTGCCGGGCGTTCGGCAGCGGAGCGCGGACCAGGGCGATCGTCCCGGAGACCCGCCCGCCCTCGCGGGCGATCCAGACGCCGACCCGTCCCGCCTCCACGTCGGTGGCCCGCTCCCGCCACCAGGCCGCGGCCGCTTCCCGGTCCAACGGGGCGAGGAAGCCCACCGAGGACCCCTCGTCGACGGTCTCGGCCAGGAGGCCGGCCAGCTCGTCGGCGTACGTGACCAGCTCGGGGGCGGACACGTGGACGATCTCGGTCATGCGCGGGGGTCCTTTCACAGGGCAGGGGTCGGAAGGAACCGTACGGCCCCCGGCGGAGGCTCATTCCTCCAGGGTGCACGGGTGCTCCGCCCCGGCGACGTCATGGGTCCGTGAGGTCTCCTCGGCGAGCCGGCGGTCCCGGTCACGCCGGAGACCGACCTGCTGCCAGATCGCCCGCTGGGCCTTGAGCGTGGCCGTGCCCACCACGATCAGCACCAGGATGTTCACCACGAGCTGGATGGCGGAGCCCCGCACGTCGGACCAGCTGGTGAACGCCGTGGAGACGGCGATGTCCGCCGCGGCCGGGATCGTCGTCACGGAGATGAACACGCCGAGCAGGGCGCTGGTCCTGGCCTCGGTGAGCGACACGATCCCGACGATCCCGGCGAGGGTCGCGACGGCGACCGAGAAGAAGTTCGGCGTGTTGATGAGGTTGGAGACGGGGCGCAACCCCCGGTCGAAGGCCTCCGACTGCATCCCGAACCCGCGGATGAGGAGGGCGAAGAGGAAGGTGACGACGATGGTGAGGAGGAAACCGGACCCCATGGCGGCCAGCCCGCCGCGCACCATGGCCCGATGGCCCCGGTCGATCCCCAGCGCCACGCTGAGGATGGCGCCGTACTCCGGCCCGACGACCATCGCCGCCACGATCAGGATCTGCGAGTTGGTGACGATGCCGACCGAACCGATCAGCCCGGCGACGACCAGGTAGAGGAAGAAGCTCGGCGGGTACCGCCCGCCGGATCGGATGCGCGCCTCGACCTGCTCCCAGACCGGAGCCCGGCTCAGCGGCCCCAGCGCGCGCTGTCCCCCTTCGGTCGCGGCGCCGGAGAAGGCCATGTCGACCGGTTCGATGACGAGGGACCCACGCTGGTCCAGCCGGACGGCGCGCAAGCGGCGCAGCACGTCGTTCGCCGCCCCCGTCAGCACGTCGCAGGCGATGGAGTCGCCGTCGGGACGGCGCGCGGCGTCGCGCTGCACGATGAGATTGAGCACGCAGGGGTCGTCCGAGAGCAGGCCGACGACCTCGTCGGTCAGGTCCGGCGGGCTCACCGCGCGGATGTGGATCATGTCCATCCCGGCACCTCCGCGGCTCCCGGCCCCATCGCGCGGCGCGCCACCCCACCGGTGGCCCCGGGGGCTCACTCCAGTAACGCGGCCCTGCCCCCGTTCGGCAAACCGGGCGCTGGTCCCGGCCCCCGGACGTGTGCCGCGCACCCCGGGCGGCAGTGCCGGACGGAGAGGGGACGGGGCCCCACCGGGAGGAAGGCGCCTGGACCGGTACCCGCCGACCACGGGCGACCGACGACAACGCCGCAGGTGCGCGCGGAGGACCCCGCCAACCCGGCATGATCAAACGAGAGGCCCTCGCGGGCGGCGGGGACGCCGTACTGGCAGGATCGGCGTGTGGAGATTCCCGACGCCCTTCCCGAACCGCTGCCCGGTGCCGCCGGTGCCGCCGGTGCCGTTGCCCGGGACCCCGCCGCCGAAGGCGAGCAGCACCGGGGCCGCCGCCTCGTCCGCTGCCGCCTCTGCGGCCGCCCCCTCACCGGGACCGACTCGCGCCGGGCCGGCCTCGGCCCCTCCTGCGACGCCAAGCTGCACCCGGCGCCGCCGGACATCCGCACCCGCCGCCACGAGGTCGACCAGGACCCGCTGCCCGGCACGTGAAAGGGTGCTCTAGTCGCTCGCCAGCCGCCGGAACAGCCCCTCCTGCACCACCGACACCAGCAGCTGACCCGAACGGTCGTAGATCCGGCCCCGCGCCAGCCCCCGGCCGCCCGTGGCGATCGGCGACTCCTGGTCGTACAGGAACCACTCGTCCGCCC from Streptomyces sp. CA-278952 carries:
- a CDS encoding acyl-CoA dehydrogenase family protein, yielding MAEFTLDLNDDQKQVKEWLHGFAADVIRPAASEWDEREETPWPVIQEAAKVGIYSLDFYAQQFFDPTGLGIPMAMEELFWGDAGIGLSIVGTGLAAVGVLANGTEEQIGTWIPQMYGDADDVKVAAFCSSEPDAGSDVASMRTRAVYDEAKDEWVLNGTKTWATNGGIANVHVVVAVVDPDIGSKGHASFIVPPNTPGLSQGQKFKKHGIRASHTAEVVLEDVRVPGHCLLGGKEKLDERLARARERAKSGGERVKNAAMATFEASRPAVGAMAVGTARAAYEVALDYAKTRSQFGRPIIDNQGIAFQLADMRTRIDAARLLVWRASWMATTGKPFTSAEGSMSKLYASETARDVTAQAIQILGGNGFTREYPVERMHRDAAIYTIFEGTSEIQRLVIARTLSGMPIR
- a CDS encoding glutathione peroxidase; the protein is MTLHDIPLRTLAGEPTTLGAYSGRAVLLVNVASKCGLTPQYEGLERLQQNYGDRGLTVLGVPCNQFAGQEPGSAEEIQSFCSTTYGVTFPLLEKIDVNGADRHPLYVELTKLADADGEAGDVQWNFEKFLISPAGEPVARLRPRAEPEATEVVAAIEAQLPG
- a CDS encoding GNAT family N-acetyltransferase, producing the protein MTEIVHVSAPELVTYADELAGLLAETVDEGSSVGFLAPLDREAAAAWWRERATDVEAGRVGVWIAREGGRVSGTIALVRAPLPNARHRAEVAKLMVRPSARGQGLGGALLSAVEAYAATEGITLLILDTESGSLAEQVYCKAGWTKVGSVPGYAADPAGILKPTTFYYKELAAP
- a CDS encoding DUF389 domain-containing protein is translated as MDMIHIRAVSPPDLTDEVVGLLSDDPCVLNLIVQRDAARRPDGDSIACDVLTGAANDVLRRLRAVRLDQRGSLVIEPVDMAFSGAATEGGQRALGPLSRAPVWEQVEARIRSGGRYPPSFFLYLVVAGLIGSVGIVTNSQILIVAAMVVGPEYGAILSVALGIDRGHRAMVRGGLAAMGSGFLLTIVVTFLFALLIRGFGMQSEAFDRGLRPVSNLINTPNFFSVAVATLAGIVGIVSLTEARTSALLGVFISVTTIPAAADIAVSTAFTSWSDVRGSAIQLVVNILVLIVVGTATLKAQRAIWQQVGLRRDRDRRLAEETSRTHDVAGAEHPCTLEE
- a CDS encoding DUF6011 domain-containing protein, with amino-acid sequence MEIPDALPEPLPGAAGAAGAVARDPAAEGEQHRGRRLVRCRLCGRPLTGTDSRRAGLGPSCDAKLHPAPPDIRTRRHEVDQDPLPGT